The sequence below is a genomic window from Coffea arabica cultivar ET-39 chromosome 8e, Coffea Arabica ET-39 HiFi, whole genome shotgun sequence.
GTTATGTTATACTTCATAATGGTTCACGAACCACAGGCTATTCTTGACCTTAACTTTTATGAATGAGCATTACATTAGCATCTTGTAAAGGATATTATAATGGCACCACATGCTACAAGATATCCAATTCTTTTGCAGATTCACCAAATTGGCCTTCTAGTAGGGATACGTCCTAATGTGAAATCCCTTCACCTAGAATAGAAGTTTGAATTTCTGTCTTGTCTTTGCCTTTGCACTTATCATCATCATGTTTGTCTAGAATACAATGAGGAGCAAAAATCACAGTATAAGAGCTGTCACCCGCATTGAAACCAAATTGCTTTATAAAAATGGCATACAGGAACGGGAAGTAAAAGAAAAGGACACAGTTACCTGCAGAACAATTCCTTCTACTAACAAATGTAAGTCTTTTATTGGTCTATAACCTCCAAGAAATCCGACAATCTGGCCTAAATATATTCCCCTGCTCTGTAACAGGAATCCAACTTCTCAATCTTTGATCCATCCCAATAAACTCCAAAGATTGGCATCCAAGCACCAGCTCTTCGACATCATTTACGTTAAATTTATAAATACCATACAATTCTAGCTTACGTAAAGACTTGTGGCTAGTAAATGCACGGATACCATCTCCTGTAACCAATTCACAGCCCTCTAAATGAAGTGTCGCCAAATTTTTGCTATTTTGAGCCAGAGCAAAAACTGTGTCATCAGATACATTTATCAGCCACGATAAATTCAATCTCTTGAGACTTTCAATTGCAGCCACAGCCCTCCCACCAACATCAGTCACTTTTGGACCACATTCTGCCAATTTCAATACCTCCAAGGACTTCATTGCCACCAATTTCATCACCCCATCATCCGAAATTCGATCACATTCTGCAAGATTTAAGAACTCAAGGGACTTGCACAGAGACCCTTTTGCCAAAGAAGCCAGCCCCTCATCAGaaattaaacaacaaccttGCAAATTCAAGCTTGTCAAAGCACTCATGGTCCCAATTGCCTCAAGTGCTTCATCACTAATCCCTTTACACCATCTCACGTCCAAATTCACTAAATTTCGCGAAAGCTTAACAAGCGAAGAAACTCCAGCATTGCTGACTCCTCTTCTCCGCCTCAACACCACTGACCTCAAATTGCAACACCCTTTTGCCAGAGCACGTAAACCAACATGGCCAAAGTCGGAATGTCTAGCTGATGCCCAGGTGTGAAATGCCTCGTGGTAGTAGAGGTTGAGTTTCTGAATGCTGGGGCATGTTCTTGCAAGAAACTCCATCTGGGCATCTGAGATTGGCTCCGATGATTCAAACATAAGCAAATTTGGGAATCTTGGTAGAAAACTTAGGAGGTAATTAGGCTCAAAAACGCGGAGAGAAAATTTATTCAAGCCTTCAACATTGCACCAACGCTTGCAAACCAGAGAAAATGAATTTCTGTCACGAGGGTCTTGAATCCATTCCAAAATTGAGGCTAATTCATCTTCCCCAAGCCTATCCATTTCACAATTTCGGCTGATGTGAGTTCtaagattttgcaaaaatatttgAATCCCTAATGCTCAGAACTGAGTTTGAGGGGGTTCAATGTTCTTTAAGAGGCGGCGGTAATTGGGCGGGTGGAGCAGGAATTGGGCCACCTATTGATGGGTTTACTATTATGGTTGGGCTATGATCCAACTAGTCTAAACTTTCAATGGGTTACTTTTGGGAAAAGTGAACTTGGGTTCACTCAAACCCGAATACCCAAAATGacccaaatcagtttttaaCTCGATTTTAGGTAAATTACACATTTTAGTTCGTCGTACTTTGGATTAAAGTGTaattatctaattttttttttgtcaaattcaaCTACAAAATAAATGAATTCATAACTTCacaaattttagtttttttttttgcatttttctttttaatatcttagtttttttttttccttttccatctaTTTTCTCAAGTCAAATATGATTttgtaaaaatttagagggtcaaagtgcaatttcgaAAATTATTGTTATCCTGATAGTCTAAATGTTTGTAACAACACTCTTTACCGCTTTTACATGTTGTTTCATAACTGAATATTCTATGGTTTTGGTAAGTTAACATTTCATTTATTAGATTTGAAAGGgcatattttcaaaattttatagtCCTTGAGTTATTGGTTTTTTTCATAATGTTACCTTTGACCACACATagaataaattatatattatttcAATATTTCTATTATTTGTATATTAATTCAGTAAATCATATCCATAGAACTATTTCAAGGAAAGGCTTGCATATTCTCTATGTTTTATATTCCTAGAATTATCGATAAGTTTTAtgatctttcttttctttaatattgACTAGGTTTTAGACTAATAAAAATTATGATACACCTAACCTGCGCTCATACAttattgaagtttttttttttttttttgttagtgtAAGTGAGATAGTTCGAAATTGGGATCTCTCACTTATACTCCGTTCCCCAATTATTGAAGTCGTTACATATAATGCTTCTAGGTAAACTGCAAATGCATGTGACAAACAACTTTATCTGGATAAACAGAAAGTACTAATTAAGGTAAAAACTAAAGAAAGTGCAAAGGAAGAACAATGATCAAATTTGTCAAGTATGCTTAGagaaaatttcttcttcaacttgTGCTAGATATCCTTGAACCACCATTCAGATTATATTCAATATTCATGGACTATTCGCACAATAAATTAAGTGTAATACATATTATAGAAGCTGTTaaaatctatttatttattttccaaaACTTTCTGTGGAAATCGAATACATTTATACCACAAAATTATAGTTATTAATATTCTCAACACAGGTGTGTACCTGTACTTTGCATAAGACTAGAGTAAGTTCTGTCACAAAACTACCATGTTCTGCTCATACAAGTAAATCTTCTGCAGAATACGGATTAATTAAAATGAGAATCAAATGAGTTGCACAGAACTTATTGGCAAATCTAGAATGAACATATAGAATTACGGATTGatcttatatatattaacagtgtatacactattatgGTTGGATAAATGACACATAATCTAATTTAAACttataattcaaattttgcagaTATGTCATTCATCTAATCATAAGAGtatatatatactgtcagtgcatataagatttattaatagattaatTAGGTAGGGCGAAGCGAAGAGAGGACGACATCTTGGAGTGAGCTGTCTCTTTGCATTGCAGCCTTAAACTCTTCAAAGGTGACTCTTCCATCACTGTTGGCATCCATTAGATCAAATATCTCATCTAATTTCCCAGGTTCAGTTATATCCACCGGAAGGCAGTCATCAGGTAATGCCTGCAAGTTttgtttcaagaaattctagtgTATCACATAAATGTTATGGTACAAGAATTTAtatatacaacccaaaaggtCTCAAGAATTAGCTTGTGGTTGGAAAAGGGAAGAGGGTTACTCTAAGCATTGAGGCTACTTCTTCCTTGCTGATGCATCCTGACCGGTCTGTGTCGTACATCTGAACACCAAATTTCTTCACTTTAACCAAATATCATGTTGTTCAACAATTAATGTACAGAAGataaataaaatacttcatgtcatgttctttttttccccttaattaTTGTCAGTGCTAGATCAATTTGGCAGTCTAAAGCAAAGAATCATTGCTGGATGTGGATCATTGGCATCTGAAGAGGGACCAAATTAATATACCTGGAAACAAAGGCGAAGTGCATCATCTCCTTGTGAATATTTGAGACAGGAGAAGCCCCCTATTATCTCTCGCATGTCAACAGTGCCATCACGATTGTTGTCGAACAAATCAAAGATCCGAGCTGCTAGAGGAACCAGTGATGACATTTCCATTGATTTTAGCACTTCCTCGAACTGAGATAATGTGGCATTCTCACCATTCGTGCATCTGCAGATATTTCAATGAAAAGATACAATTGCAAATTACTCATTCTACTCTCATTAAGTCTTGTTTGAAGTTCCCCTTTTCCCCTAGTTCTGTATGCTTTAGTTGGtgaaaccaaaaccaaaaaaaatccaGCCAATGAGGTCTTGATCTAATGGTCAAGGTTGAGATCATAAAATTTAAAAGTATTTATTTAAAATCTGTGAATTTTGTTTAACTTATGGATTACGTGAAcggatacaaaaaaaaataaaataaaattttgggcTTCTTATACTCTTATtaaacacacacaaaaaaattcagaaaatgaCAATTGGAATcgaaaacatcaaagtttagTACTATTAACTTCTCACAATTTGCTCAAAGGCCCTTGAATCCTTTAAAAATGTTCATTTCACCATCTGTAAACTTTTGGCTGCGAGGAAaggcttcttttttctttttttttggcgaGGAAAGACTAATTATATATAAACCCTTGCAGTTGAAGAAACACATGAAGAATGGAAGTTTGACCGGGGAAAAGAATTAGAACACTGCACCCAGTTTTGCAAACCAAGTTGAATTACTGCAAAACTAGGTTTCGCTCCTTAGcaagttcaaaatctttatagaataaatcttatatacactgacagagtgacagtgtatacactatcatcgttaGATTCATGATATACatgcaaaagttaaatttcaaattcaaattttgcacagttgtcattcatctaatactgacagtatatatactgtcggtgtaggaaagattaatctttgTTTATAAGCACAAACTTTTGCCCCCACAAACTTGAAactattttatattatttcttaaattcaaaatatgCAAAAAGTTTGCCTActcaaaagtaaattttctaATTCTGTATACTAAATGAAGTAttaagttgagcaaattcaaagGTTTACCCACACACTTTAAGTAAATTATCGTGGTACTCGAGTgctgtagaaaaaaaaaaaagttacaaaatagtagtattatttttgaaacaagGTTTGGTGACTTACATTCTCTTGAAATGTATTCTGAGATTCTCCAGTTCCTCAGGCTTGAGGTCATAGGATCCGACCAAATTCTTAAGCTTTTTGGTTCTCAAGGAAAAACTAGTGCTTAACACGCTTGCCATTGCAGCAGCCCGGAACTTGCGCCTTGCATTGAAACTCTGAAGGCGTGAAACAATCTCTGCATCCATCTGTTCTTCCTTTGCCAAATCCCCAGTAACCCAAGGATGTTGAAGAACCTAAAACATaattacaaaatgaaaaaaaaaaattttgggattGTTTCGACTTTCGACTACTAATTATTCCAAAGCAAAATTTTTAAGACCATTTGAGTCTGCATTACTATGATTTTTAGGATCCCATTAGCATATAATTGCGAACAAACTGTGCTTAACCTATTTTACATCAGACCTGAGCAGCCGTTGGTCTCAACTGAGGATCAACAGTAAGAAGACTGGAAATCAGTTGCTTAGCTGAAGAAGAAATGCTCTTCCATGTTTTTTCATGAAAGCTGAAGTATCCCTGCATGTTTAAGATTTAGCGTAGGCATTTATTATTGTGTGTAAAGAACTACAATTCCACAACTGATCAGTATGCAAGATATACATAAACAGGAAGACTCACTTGCATAATCATCTGCTGCTTTTGCCTAGTTGATTGTGCTATAAAAGGCGGATACCTAGCAACGCAACATTGAATATATCGTTAGTTTAACAGTATATTGATAAAGCCGAAGAAATAATTTcttaccaaaaacaaaaaaaaaaaaagatgaagaaatTATACTGTATCAAATTTCAATCCATGGGGGGGGACAGTCGTAATTTACTATCCTATGCAAATCTCCAAACCTACTTCAGCATTCACTTTAGTTTCCCTTTCCTTAGCATTCTTTCTTTGTCAAGGAACGACAAGGGAGTGAATAAATACTCTTTTTTTGTCAAGGATGTAAGATGAAGTTAGTCTTGTTTCACCTTTAACAAGAGCTAAAATCAAAGCCcacaattaataaaaaaaaaaaggcttcaaTGGTCTATTTGTGTGTTTTTTCTGTTAAATCTAATATTTGTCCGACTGAGGCAATAATgtcaccccaaaaaaaaggcTGAACAAAaacccaagttttttttttcaattgttaCTGAAGCTGGAATAtgtaatttcttgaatttctttgtTGTCCCTTGAAAAAAATTGGCTGGAGAGTTCTAAACTAATTTTTGGTCGAACTTAAGCTCCAAAGTTGCAAATTGGTAAACATGAAACTAAAACATCACTGCCCGAAGTCAGTTAACATACCCGGAGAGGAGGATATAGAGGATTACACCAAGTGACCAAATATCACTCTTGGGAGTAATTTTGTCCTGGGAAAGTGCTTCTGGCGATACATAATCAATCGAACCAAACAATCCAACAACAGAATCAGTAAAATCCTCTACAGAACTCAGTCCAAAATCCATGATCTTCAACGgagaattttcatctttatccAAAAACAGGCAGTTTTCAGGCTTCAAATCCCTATGAATAATCTTAGCTTTATGAAGAGAATTTAACCCTTCAGCAATTTGCCTGACAACAGCCGCAGCTCCAGCCTCTGAGTACCTCTCCTGAGCAACTATCCGATCAAACAACTCCCCACCAGAACAAAGCTCAAGAATCAAATGAACCCCATTAGAATCTTCACAAACATCATAAAGATGAATCACATTCGGATGAGGTGAAACATCTTCCACAATCTTCCTCATGACCAATAGTTCATTTGTCAGTAAAGCATCAGAAACCAGGGCCTGTCTTGAGTTTGGAGCAGTCACGCTCCGGCCGCGACCGCCAGGGGAAGGCTGCCATGGTCCGATTCTTCTCAGGGTTTTGATAGCAACTTGAATTTTTCCACCACTGGATTTTCTTATCCCTCTTCTTACAACAGAAAAGCCTCCTCTTCCTAAAACATCAGTCACCTCATATTCATCGTCAAGTCTTTTGGTTCCTTGTCCCATTAAATTCTCTTAAAATCAAAAGGATTTGAAAAGAATAAGATTCTACGATGGAGGGTTTAAGAATTTTTTCAGGTCAACTTGGAGGATGAGGACAGGATTGATGGATCAATGATGAGAAGAAGTGGAGTAAGGTTTGGTGTATGACTAAGTAGTTTATTGACACGGATTTACATCATCATATGAACAACTCTTATGTTGTTATTAGCATATGATAAGAATAAATTATGAGATGGCTACAATTGAATAGCTGTTAAACATGGAAAAAGCTAAAGAACAAGAGACGATGACCAAGTCTAAGAAGGGTTTTTTTATTCTACATACACCCGTTAGTTAGATTAATCAATCTTCTTAATAGCTCTCCTCATCtcccattttatttttgtttcttgaaggaaaaaaagagaaaaaagttcAAGTCTTGTCGGTGTTACATTCTTCATGTCTATCTCGACCTGTATtttatacaatccaaaaggaagaAACAACTATTGTGTACATTTCTTCAGAGCGTATTAATCTATGCACTCTATGCTAAAATTGTGAAAAGATGCTAAGGAAATATAACAGCAATGAGAAGATGGATTTAACGCTAATGACTAATATTGACATGTAATGTAGTTGAACCTTTCATGATTACCGGTCAAAAAGTAGAATTGCTTCGAACATGCAAGATGAGAAtaagcaaaaattgaaaattataaattCTAGAGCACAATTTATGTACTAAAGCTCCTTCAGCTAAAATCCTGAATATTCCTCAATTATGCAAACGAGTTGAACGTAATTGAATAGTTTGCGGGCTTACTCGACACAAGCTCAAGTTTGAGTTCGAGCAACTCGACAATTTGACGAGCTCAAGAATGAGCTTAATATATGAAACTCAAAAATTCATTAAACTTAATCAAATTTAATCGAgctttatgtatatatatttttatttatttattagtatGAAATGTCTCTCTTGTCTCCagtttaaaattatataaaatataattttatattaCTTACACTTGATTGAGCTTGATTAAACTcgtttgaatttgaatttagcTTAAATTGGGCTTGATTTAATTAAGTACACAAAACAAAATCGTGCTCGAAGTCAAATTCAACTTTCAAGAACTTGACAAGCTCgagtaaaacaaaacaaaacagagtTTGAATTCAACTTTCAAAAGTTCGACTTAAATTGGGCTTGATTTAATTAAGTACACAAAACAAAATCGTGCTCGAAGTCAAATTCAACTTTCAAGAACTTGACAAGCTCgagtaaaacaaaacaaaactgagTTCGAATTCAACTTTCAAAAGTTCGAcgaactcgagctcaagttTTTTAACTTGAGTCGAGCATGAGTAGTACACTACTCGATTCGACACTAATTCAATTCGATTTGATTACatcccatcttgatcccaaagAATAAAtggtaaaatacataaaacccccctgtggttaaggaaattgaCACGAAACTTCCTCATTGTTTAAAAACTCCCACATAACCTACTTGTGCTTTGGACTAATTTGGAAAATGGAcggaaatcatccaaattgacGGAAAGATGTAAATTTCCTATATTAACCCTATTTACAAACTGAATCGAAGTTTAACTCAGGGCTcaattaaagttttaaaaacttTCTTCCTTCATTTGAAACAAAGGTAGGACTAAGGGGCTCATTTGAAATTTTATAAGATGTATCATCTTCTTCAAGGGAATGTCAGAACGTTCTGGGCttttgtttcttcctttttttttaacatttttcctgttttccctttcccctttgatTTTCCATTCCTTTTCTTGCCCCATCAATCCAACCAACAGCACCCTTTCATTGCTGCCACCATCTCACCATCTTCATTTTCAATAGCATCTCTATCACTGCCAGTCCAGATTCAACACTTTTTCATGTGTTCTTTTGTAAAATTAAGAACCCAAATCTAAGCAGCAACTTTCTTTGAAGACTTGGGTTGCTTAGTCTCTTTCTCGTCTGAATCATTAGAGCGCATGCAGGGTTTTATAAAATTAAGAGTTTCAACTGATGGTGTGGTTCTTTAACTGGGTAATCCACTTAGTGAATCGGCTCTGACGCTCTGCGTCCATGGGATCAACTACATCTTAGGGATCTAGAGGATCCACAACTACAAGCTCTCGAGTGGCTCAGAAGTACTGCTCCTGCTGATAGGTATGTAATCAAAGAATCAGGATCTGCGAGATATGGATATGAAACTGGATATGCTCGAACCGGACCGCATCTCGATTTGCACATGGATAATCTACTAGTGGACCCCCTTTCCTTCCTTTCCCAAACCaatcttcttttcttgtttACGAAACCAACCGCTTTCGTACCTAGAAGAGTGTACTTGGGTCTAGGATCTCTGGTGTTGAAGATCGTCTTCTTAGCTTAGAGGAATCGAAAACGCCACTCATAGAAGCCCGACAGTTAGCATCCTCCCCTTTCTCCTGAAAAGTGGAAGCAGAAGTGGATGTTCCGGGCTTAAGGAAGCGATTGACTCCGAGGGTCATTTTCTTCTTTACTTTAGGGCGTCATACCAGGAACTCCCATTCCAGTACTTGAACCTTCTCAAGACTAGAACTCTTCCTAATGTGCCTGATGTTGTCACAAGAATAGCATGTCAAGTAGCCCAGCAAGGGAATCCACTTCCGAAAAAAGACAGTCCGGTAGGAGATGACAACTAATGGTAGCTTTCTTCTTTCTGCTGAAATGCTATGGACGTCACACACAATCTAGAAAAGGACACAATCTAGAGTTGTTGGTGATTGGTGGTGATGGTGGAGCTACTGGTGATCGGTGGCGGTACTGATGATGATTGGTGTTCACCAATGTCATTGACCATTTTGGTGTTATTGACCAGTTTGGTTGCAAGCagggaagaaatggagaaggaaaataaacaaaaaaaaatgacaaaacacTGCAAAATACTAAATTGTCCTTGACAATGTCACTTGAAGCTCTCTTAATACACGAGTGCATCTCAAACGCCGttaatttggatgattttcgtCCGTTTTCCAAATTAGTCCAAAGCACAAGGAGGTTATGTGGGAGTTTTTAAACAATGAGGAAGTTTCGTGTCAATTTTCTTAACCACATGAgaattttatgtattttacccAAGAATAAATGACAATTCTTCTTTTCAAGGCTTTTAAGTCAAGTGCTAGAAACTACATGGGCTCACCATTATTTCCTTGGGTCCATTTTATTACGGATTGTAGTCCGTCGCCAAAAATACCATTTGTTAACAACACACATGTTTCTATTTGGGGCCCCTTCAGATTTTGAAGCTAGTTGTCTTGGTCAATTATGCACCTTATGTCATTCAGCCAGTGGGCTTTCTCATATGATTAATTTGACTTTTGATCGATCTTCAGAGTTTATTTTAACGTTCGGCCAAGTTTTTCTCTTTCGAGTTTGAGAAGCCGATTTCTACTGAACTCGTACAGACCTTTTATTACTTTGTTTAATTTTACCATGACTGGTTGGATGCAAGACTTTTACTCACCTCTGTAATATAGTCATCAGAGCTAGGATCTAATTCTTTTCGGTTATTGAAAATGATAGGTTGAAAATATCCAACTACATTTGAATCAAGTtaaacccaaaagaaaatattctttaagTATCATAACATGAATAAAAACAAGTACTTTATTGCTTAATTATGAAGTTAAAAACTTGAGCCCCATAGAGTTAAAAAACATCTGCAACTTTTGTTACCTAGCTACACTCTTTTACCTTAATTAACTAGAATGAGAAGtaaatagaaaatattcctttGGATGCTACTGATATCATTAGGCATGACAACGAGTCGTGTCTTACTTAGATCTAATCCAGATCTAATATATTTGGACAGGGTTTGAATTTAATTTATCAAATCCAAACCCTGTAAGAATATTATAGATATGGATAGGGTCTAATTTTCTATAATTCATATCCAAACTCAAATCCAAATCAGACCCAATCCAAGGGTCTAATTACAATATTTATAGATATAGATGAGtgcacacatacacacatatattTATTGGATTGATTACAATAGCACTTCGTGACTATTAGATTAAAAGATGTGCTCTTAATACAAGAAAACACCACCTAAATAGAAGTAATTGACAATAGTTCTTTCTTTGAATTCATAACATTGCATTCTACGTTTTAAatgataattttattatttgaaaataaaaattgaatgatatttataccattttttaactttaaatatttttattttagttcttGACTGTATATCTAGAAAAATATCCATGGATACTAATTAGATAATCAAATCCACGAGGGTCCGAATTTCGATTTGTTTTTTCAGACTCATAAAGGTTTAGATTTGAGTTTGAATCGAGGTTTAtctaaatttaatgaatttaaatttgaatcaaATGATGCAACTCAGATCCTATCCATTGACACGTCTATCAAATATTAACAAAAAAGTTGTAGTTAAAATACTCATTGGATAACTAAAATCGTACTCTTGTTTTTCGTCTTCTCCAAGGAGAGAATATCATCCTTTTCGTTGTAGTAATTAATGAAAATCGAATATGAAATCAAGAATGTTATAAGTCTTGTAGGCTTCTTCTTGATCCGGGTCGCTGCCTTGGAATGTTTTATGCAATTTCTACTAGTACCATGTTTCCCCGCATCGGCGCTGCTAATTGTCGGTCAGGAAATAGATAAACATTCTAGCCGGTGTCAAATCATTCGTTTTTCATTTGATAAGATTGCAAACAACTTATAATGGTGGAGGTATTATAATCAATAAACTAACTCATTAATGGTATTAATTACAACTCAATTATACTACAAATAAGCCACAAAAAATGTGAGAAGAAActcaaatataataaaattttatagacttgtgggccgggaaaaaaaaaatcagaaagaCAAAATGGTAACCTTAGTGGATTCTGAAACTGGTCAAGACATTAATGTGACATTTGCAAAGACTTGAAAGATTACAGATTCTATCTTAAAAATCTATCACCAAATTCATAAGTTTATCAGTTTAGTTTAGAGATGATTGCTGCAACTATACTGTCAAAATATGCTTTGCTAATTCCAACATTTTATTGCATGACAGGAGCATGTGGCAATTTGTCTTCTTAGAACTTCTATCTGATTCTTAAATCTTTCACAGTTTGGCATCTATACACAGGGCGGGGCAGCTGTCCAACTCATTGGACAATCTGTCCCTATATGAATAACAGTACTAATCACTATTATAAAGTAATGAATGGTATTATTAATAATGACGTTAGAGGCCCTCATTCTTGCAGAGAGATGTAAAGCTAATTGTCTTGAAAAAGGCTGCTGAACTTAATCAGATGGTCAAGATATTGAAGAAACCACGGGAAGAAGGAATACAAAACATGAGAGGAAATTGTACTTCGAGATTTGAAGCATAAGACCATGTCCAATCCGAAGATTGCATAGAATGTAGTACCAAACTGAATTGCTTTCTCATTTTAACAAAATTGTAGTACAAAGCAATTTTCTTGCACAAAATTGTAGTACAAAGGAAGAATGACATGTAACTTTATTAATAGCGATATGTCTAATTGAGTACCGTGTTTAACGAGTGTCTACTTGGCACTCGAGCACTCGATAATATATAGTTCAAGTGTTCAGTTTTAGAAAAGTAAAGTTAATTGGGAAGTTAATTATTAGAGTATGCGTTTATATGATAGGTTAAGCGTAATTTAGACGTGTTAACGAGTATCTATTGAACACC
It includes:
- the LOC113702799 gene encoding F-box/LRR-repeat protein 4, with product MDRLGEDELASILEWIQDPRDRNSFSLVCKRWCNVEGLNKFSLRVFEPNYLLSFLPRFPNLLMFESSEPISDAQMEFLARTCPSIQKLNLYYHEAFHTWASARHSDFGHVGLRALAKGCCNLRSVVLRRRRGVSNAGVSSLVKLSRNLVNLDVRWCKGISDEALEAIGTMSALTSLNLQGCCLISDEGLASLAKGSLCKSLEFLNLAECDRISDDGVMKLVAMKSLEVLKLAECGPKVTDVGGRAVAAIESLKRLNLSWLINVSDDTVFALAQNSKNLATLHLEGCELVTGDGIRAFTSHKSLRKLELYGIYKFNVNDVEELVLGCQSLEFIGMDQRLRSWIPVTEQGNIFRPDCRISWRL
- the LOC140012575 gene encoding calcium and calcium/calmodulin-dependent serine/threonine-protein kinase-like, producing the protein MGQGTKRLDDEYEVTDVLGRGGFSVVRRGIRKSSGGKIQVAIKTLRRIGPWQPSPGGRGRSVTAPNSRQALVSDALLTNELLVMRKIVEDVSPHPNVIHLYDVCEDSNGVHLILELCSGGELFDRIVAQERYSEAGAAAVVRQIAEGLNSLHKAKIIHRDLKPENCLFLDKDENSPLKIMDFGLSSVEDFTDSVVGLFGSIDYVSPEALSQDKITPKSDIWSLGVILYILLSGYPPFIAQSTRQKQQMIMQGYFSFHEKTWKSISSSAKQLISSLLTVDPQLRPTAAQVLQHPWVTGDLAKEEQMDAEIVSRLQSFNARRKFRAAAMASVLSTSFSLRTKKLKNLVGSYDLKPEELENLRIHFKRICTNGENATLSQFEEVLKSMEMSSLVPLAARIFDLFDNNRDGTVDMREIIGGFSCLKYSQGDDALRLCFQMYDTDRSGCISKEEVASMLRALPDDCLPVDITEPGKLDEIFDLMDANSDGRVTFEEFKAAMQRDSSLQDVVLSSLRPT